In the genome of Planctomycetia bacterium, the window AGAACTGGAATCAGGTTCGCGACGGCTTCCCCGACGCACCGTTGACCCTCTTCGGTGCTGGTTCCGATTCGGGCACGTTCGACTACTTCACCGAAGCGATCGTCGGCAAGGCGAAGTCGAGCCGCGGCGACTACACCGGCAGCGAAGACGACAACATCATCGTCCGCGCCATCGAGGGAGATAAGAACTCGTTGGGCTATTTGGGTTACGCCTACTACGTGGCGAACAAAGACAAGCTCAAGGCCGTGCCGATCGTGAAGGGAACGGCAAAGGCAGTCGGTCCCTCGCTAGAGACGGTCGTCGACGGCAGCTACCAGCCTTTGTCGCGGCCGATCTTTATCTACGTGAATAAGAAATCGCTCGAACGTCCGGAAGTCCGTAAGTTCGTCGAGTTCTACTTGACGCACGCCGAAGCCTTGGTGAAGGAAGTCTCGTATATTCCGCTCCCTTCGGAGAGCTATAAGAGCGGTATGGAGCGCCTCACGGCCGGCAAGACGGGGAGCGTCTTCGGCGGCAAAGCCGAAGTCGGCGTCCACATTTCCGATCTCTTCTCGCGAGAGTTGAAGAACTAGAACGGTCTGCGAACGAGCATGATCGGCAGCGATTGTCTACGAGGGTTGGTCGAGACGAGAACGTCTTGACCAACCCTCATTTTTTACCCCGGTAAGTCGGGCCGAATGCTCAAGCCGGCAACGCGCGCAGTTGCTTAATTTTGCAAGCTCGCTGCACCTTGCGATCCGGCTTGCTCGCGCCTGAGGGGGCAACTACACTTCTCGCCCCTCCCAGCGAGCGGCGTGCCCGATGGTTCGGCATCGCGCGCGTGCTTGGTATTTCGTGAGAGCGATTCCCCGATGAATTATCGACCCGACATCGACGGTCTTCGCGCCGTGGCCGTGGCGAGCGTGGTGCTGTGCCATGCCGGCCTGGGGTTTCCGGGCGGCTTCGTCGGCGTAGACGTCTTCTTCGTCATCTCCGGCTACCTGATCACCTGCCTGATGCTCAAAGATTTGGATGCGGGCACCTTCTCGCTCGCGCAATTTTGGCAGCGGCGCATTCGCCGCATTCTTCCGGCGCTGGTCTTCGTCGTCATGGCGT includes:
- a CDS encoding PstS family phosphate ABC transporter substrate-binding protein, translated to MQLTRLAWSVIALVATSTVYAEDQLVKIDGSSTVFPITEAVAEDFQAESGGKVKVTVGISGTGGGFKKFVRGEIDIADASRPILAKEIADARANGIEYIELPIAFDALTVLVSPANTWVDHLTVDELKKIWAPEAQGTVKNWNQVRDGFPDAPLTLFGAGSDSGTFDYFTEAIVGKAKSSRGDYTGSEDDNIIVRAIEGDKNSLGYLGYAYYVANKDKLKAVPIVKGTAKAVGPSLETVVDGSYQPLSRPIFIYVNKKSLERPEVRKFVEFYLTHAEALVKEVSYIPLPSESYKSGMERLTAGKTGSVFGGKAEVGVHISDLFSRELKN